tgtagaagagtttattcctgatgtttcaccagcatctgtggctggcatcttcagatgattctctgaagatgccagccacagatgctggcgaaacatcaggaagaatctcttctagaacatggccacatagcctgaaaaacccacaaaaaactatggatgccggccataaaagccttcgacttcacattattcagacagttccctgccctcaggcttacaatctaaaaagacttgaCACAAATGGACAAGGGAATGGCGGTGGGgaaggcagtggggaaggggatcaagtccagtggttcttctctgcctctgaggcctggattTCTGCTTCTCTGTTGACCACTTGGTGTTCTCCCTTCAAGGTGGAGATGGACCGGAggatgatgatggaggagatTCATATACAACATTGCTTGAAAGAGCTGCGTATGAAGCGGATGAAGGGCAGAGAACAAACACCGACCCTCAAGAGGGGGAAAACCCCACTTTCCACgaagcaactcacacaggggagagacCGTTCAAATGCCTCGAGTGCGGGAAGAGTTTCGTTCAGAAGACCCACCTCACCCGCCATCACGCAAttcacactggggagaaaccctttaaatgcctggagtgtgggaaagctTTCAGTCAGAAGTCGCACCTCGCCAGTCACCAAGCGACTCACACCGGGGAGAAGCCGTTCCAGTGCCTGGAGTGTGGTAAAGGTTTCAGTCAAAAGACCCACCTCACCCGTCACCAGACAACTCACACGGGGGTAAAGCCGTTCGTGTGCTGGGAGTGCGGAAAGGGTTTTAGCCAGAAGACACACCTCACGGCTCATGAAGccactcacacaggggagaagccgtTCAAATGCCTTGAGTGCGGGAAGGGCTTCAGTTGGACGACGGACCTCATTTCCCATCAAGCGACGCATGCAAGTGAGAAGCCTTTCGTATGCTTGGAGTGCGGGAGAGGTTTTAGTCAGAAGAAAAACCTCACGTCCCATGAGGCCACACACACTGGCATCAAGCCCTTTCAGTGCCTGGAGTGCGGGAAGAGCTTCAGCTGGAAGTTGAACCTCAACCGTCACCTCGCGACCCACACGGGCGAGAAACCGTTTCTGTGCCTCGAGTGCGGGAAGAGCTTCAGCTGCACGACGGATCTCCTTCGCCACCAGgcgacccacacaggggagaagcccttCAAATGCCTTGAATGCGGGAAGGGCTTTGGTTGGAAAAGCAGCCTGCGCTCCCATGAGGCAACACACACTGGGGAGAAGCCGTTCAAATGCTGGGAGTGTGGGAAGAGTTTCAGCCAGAAGTCGCACCTCACTGCTCATCAAGTCACTCACACCGGGGAGAAGCCGTTTCAGTGCCTCGAGTGCGGGAAAGGTTTCAGTCAGAAGTCACACCTCGCCTCTCACCAAGCGacccacacgggagagaagccattcCAGTGCCtcgaatgtgggaagagcttcagttggAAGCTGAACCTCACGCGCCACCAAGCCACTCACACGGGGGAGAAGCCGTTCAAATGTCTTGAGTGCGGGAAGAAGTTCAGCTGGAAGACAGACCTCATCCGCCACCATTCAActcacactggggagaaaccctttaaatgccaaGAGTGTGGAAAGTGTTTCAGTCAGAAGATAAACCTCACTCATCATCAAGCCACTCACACAGGGGATAAGCCGTTCAAATGCCTCGAGTGCGGAAAGTGTTTTATCTGCACAACGGATCTCATCCGCCATCAGACCacacacacaggagaaaaaccatataaatg
The sequence above is a segment of the Sceloporus undulatus isolate JIND9_A2432 ecotype Alabama unplaced genomic scaffold, SceUnd_v1.1 scaffold_1968, whole genome shotgun sequence genome. Coding sequences within it:
- the LOC121917944 gene encoding gastrula zinc finger protein XlCGF57.1-like; its protein translation is LDFCFSVDHLVFSLQGGDGPEDDDGGDSYTTLLERAAYEADEGQRTNTDPQEGENPTFHEATHTGERPFKCLECGKSFVQKTHLTRHHAIHTGEKPFKCLECGKAFSQKSHLASHQATHTGEKPFQCLECGKGFSQKTHLTRHQTTHTGVKPFVCWECGKGFSQKTHLTAHEATHTGEKPFKCLECGKGFSWTTDLISHQATHASEKPFVCLECGRGFSQKKNLTSHEATHTGIKPFQCLECGKSFSWKLNLNRHLATHTGEKPFLCLECGKSFSCTTDLLRHQATHTGEKPFKCLECGKGFGWKSSLRSHEATHTGEKPFKCWECGKSFSQKSHLTAHQVTHTGEKPFQCLECGKGFSQKSHLASHQATHTGEKPFQCLECGKSFSWKLNLTRHQATHTGEKPFKCLECGKKFSWKTDLIRHHSTHTGEKPFKCQECGKCFSQKINLTHHQATHTGDKPFKCLECGKCFICTTDLIRHQTTHTGEKPYKCLECGKCFSQKVNFTHHQATHKREKSNKGP